In the genome of Streptomyces sp. Q6, the window GCGAACCGCTCGCACCGTCCAACGGGCCGTCCTGGACGTCCGTGTTCGGCGACGAGATCGTCCGGATCGGGCGCGAGCGGGACGACGTCGTCGCCATCACGGCGGCGATGCTGCACCCGGTGGGCCTGACCAGGTTCGCCGAGGAGTTCCCCGGGCGGGTCTGGGACGTCGGGATCGCGGAGCAGCACGCCGCCGTCTCCGCCGCGGGCCTCGCGACGGGCGGACTGCATCCGGTCGTCGCCGTCTACGCGACCTTCCTCAACCGCGCCTTCGACCAACTGCTCATGGACGTCGCGCTGCACAAGTGCGGGGTGACGTTCGTGCTCGACCGGGCCGGGGTCACCGGCGTCGACGGGGCCTCGCACAACGGCATGTGGGACATGTCCGTGCTCCAGGTCGTGCCCGGACTGCGCATCGCGGCGCCCCGGGACGCCGACCAACTCCGCTCGCAGCTGCGGGAAGCCGTCGCCGTGGACGACGCGCCGACCATGCTGCGGTTCCCCAAGGAGTCCGTGGGGCCCGAGATCCCGGCGGTCGACCGGGTGGGCGGCGTCGACGTCCTGCACCGGTCGGACGACGCGCGCGTCCTGCTCGTCTCCGTCGGCGTCATGGCGCCGGTCTGCCTCCAGGTCGCCGAACTGCTCGCCGCGCGCGGCATCAACTCCACCGTGGTGGACCCCCGTTGGGTGAAACCCGTCGATCCCGCACTCGCGCCGCTGGCCGCCGATCATGAGCTGGTCGCCGTCGTCGAGGACAACAGCCGGGCGGCGGGCGTCGGTTCGGCCGTCGCCCTCGCGCTCGGGGACGCCGAGGTGGACGTGCCCGTACGGCGGTTCGGGATCCCCGAGCAGTTCCTCGCGCACGCCAAGCGGGGCGAGGTGCTCGCCGACATCGGTCTGACACCGGTGGAGATCGCGGGACGGATCGGCGCCTCCCTCAGTCTGAAATCCGATCTCGGTCCGACGCCGGGTGACGGTCCGGAATCCGGCAAGGAGAACGACGTATGAGCAAGGAGTTCGACCTCGGCACGCTGCTCGCCGAGCGCGGCGCCGAACGGTACGAGCTGCACGCCAAGTACCTCAACCACCAGCTGCCGAAGATGCTGCACACCATCGGCTTCGACAAGGTCTACGAGCGGGCCGAGGGCGCGCACTTCTGGGACGGCGACGGCAACGACTACCTGGACATGCTCGCCGGCTTCGGCGTCATGGGCCTCGGCCGGCACCACCCCGTCGTACGGAAGGCGCTGCACGACGTCCTCGACGCCTCGCTCGCCGACCTGACCCGGTTCGACTGCCAGCCGCTGCCGGGCCTGCTCGCCGAGAAGCTGATCGCGCACAGCCCGCACCTGGACCGGGTGTTCTTCGGCAACAGCGGCACGGAGGCCGTGGAGACCGCACTCAAGTTCGCGCGGTACGCCACCGGAAAGCCGCGCGTCCTGTACTGCGCGCACGCCTTCCACGGCCTGACGACCGGCTCCCTGTCGGTCAACGGCGAGGACGGCTTCCGTGACGGGTTCGCCCCGCTGCTGCCCGACACGGCCGTCCCGCTCGGTGATCTCGACGCGCTGGCACGGGAGTTGAAGAAGGGCGACGTCGCCGCGCTCATCGTCGAGCCCATCCAGGGCAAGGGCGTGCACGAGTCGCCGCCCGGCTATCTGCGGGCCGCGCAGGACCTCCTGCACCAGCACAAGGCACTGCTCATCGCCGACGAGGTGCAGACCGGGCTCGGCCGGACCGGCGACTTCTACGCGTACCAGCACGAGGACGGCGTCGAGCCGGACCTCGTGTGCGTGGCGAAGGCGCTGTCGGGCGGCTATGTCCCGGTCGGCGCGACGCTCGGCAAGGACTGGATCTTCAAGAAGGTCTACTCGTCCATGGACCGCGTCCTGGTCCACTCGGCGAGCTTCGGGTCCAACGCCCAGGCCATGGCCGCCGGGCTCGCCGTCCTGTCGGTCATGGAGGACGAGCAGACCGTCGCGAACGCCCGCGCCATGGGCGACCTCCTCGCGTCCCGGCTCACCGCGCTCATCGACCGCTACGAACTCCTCAGTGACGTGCGCGGGCGCGGGCTGATGATCGGCATCGAGTTCGGCAGGCCCAAGTCCCTGAAGCTGCGCAGCCGTTGGACGATGCTCCAGGCCGCGCGCAAGGGCCTGTTCGCGCAGATGGTCGTGGTGCCGCTGCTCCAGAAGCACCGGATCCTCACCCAGGTCTCCGGCGACCACCTCGAAGTGATCAAGCTGATCCCGCCGCTGGTCGTGGACGAGGCCGACGTGGACCGGTTCGTCGACGCGTTCACCGCCGTCATGGACGACGCGCACAGCGGCGGCGGCCTGATGTGGGACTTCGGCAAGACCCTCGTCAAGCAGGCGGTGGCCAACCGCTGAGCCCCTGCCGGGCGCCTTTCCGGGTTTGCCTCTGAGGCAAAGAATTTGCCGCCGGGGCAGGGCTCTGGCTCAATCGACAGCATGAGTCCTGCCCTCCCGGAGGAGGTTCCGGAGCCCCCGGAGCTGCCCGCCGTAGCGCCCCAGCTGCGCGCCCTGCGGCGCCGCGCCTCCTTCACGCTGGAGACCGCGGCCCGCTCGGCCGGCCTGTCACCGGCCCATCTCTCACGCCTGGAGACCGGACAGCGCCAGCCGTCGCTGCCGATGCTGCTCGCCCTCGCCCGTACCTACGGTACGACGGTCTCCGAACTGCTCGGCGAGACCCCCGCCGACCGCGACGCCGTCGTACGGGCCGGCGCCATGGAACCCACCGAGGCCGGCGGCTGGGTGTACCGGCAGGCAGGCGCCGCCGGGCGCGGCATGCAGGCGCTGCGGGTCCACATCCCGTACGGCAGCCAGGGCGACATCGTCCGGGTCCACCCCGGCGAGGAATGGCTCTACGTCCTCGAAGGGCGACTGCGGCTGCGGCTCGGGGACACTTCCCACCGGCTGGGTCCCGGTGACAGCGCCCACTTCGACTCCCTCACCCCGCACCGGCTCGCCGCGGCGGACCAGGGCGGGGCCGAGCTCCTCTTCGTCCACACCCTGTTGCAGAGCCCGACCGCCGCGCTGTGCCTCGGCCCCGCGGCCGGTCCGATCCGGGAGGTCTGACATGAGCGACACCGAGCGGCCCGCGGGCCGCGACATCGAGGACAAGCTGCCGCGCGGCATCTGGGTGCGGGTGCTCGTGTACGTCTTCGCCGGGCACGCCCTGGCCGCCTTCATCTACCTGCTGTTCACGCTGGGCGGCGGCCAGTAGGCGCGCGGCGGACCTCAGTCCAGCAGGCGCTCCCGCAGCCGCTCGCGGTCGGCGGCGCTGAGCTTCAGGCCCTCTTCGAGGTAGCGGTCCGTGCTGCCCCAGGTCTCCTCGACCGTCTCGAAGGCCGCGTGCAGGTACTCG includes:
- the dxs gene encoding 1-deoxy-D-xylulose-5-phosphate synthase, which encodes MTILESIRGPRDLKSLSEEELGELAAEIREFLIHAVARTGGHLGPNLGVVELSIALHRVFESPVDRIVWDTGHQSYVHKMLTGRQDFSKLRGKGGLSGYPSREESEHDIVENSHASTALGWADGLAKARQVQGERGHVVAVIGDGALTGGMAWEALNNIAAAKDRPLIIVVNDNERSYAPTIGGLANHLATLRTTDSYEKVLAWGKDVLLRTPIVGHTVYESLHGAKKGFKDAFAPQGMFEDLGLKYVGPIDGHDMGAMESALRRAKRFHGPVLVHCLTEKGRGYEPALADEADRFHTVGVMDPLTCEPLAPSNGPSWTSVFGDEIVRIGRERDDVVAITAAMLHPVGLTRFAEEFPGRVWDVGIAEQHAAVSAAGLATGGLHPVVAVYATFLNRAFDQLLMDVALHKCGVTFVLDRAGVTGVDGASHNGMWDMSVLQVVPGLRIAAPRDADQLRSQLREAVAVDDAPTMLRFPKESVGPEIPAVDRVGGVDVLHRSDDARVLLVSVGVMAPVCLQVAELLAARGINSTVVDPRWVKPVDPALAPLAADHELVAVVEDNSRAAGVGSAVALALGDAEVDVPVRRFGIPEQFLAHAKRGEVLADIGLTPVEIAGRIGASLSLKSDLGPTPGDGPESGKENDV
- a CDS encoding aspartate aminotransferase family protein; protein product: MSKEFDLGTLLAERGAERYELHAKYLNHQLPKMLHTIGFDKVYERAEGAHFWDGDGNDYLDMLAGFGVMGLGRHHPVVRKALHDVLDASLADLTRFDCQPLPGLLAEKLIAHSPHLDRVFFGNSGTEAVETALKFARYATGKPRVLYCAHAFHGLTTGSLSVNGEDGFRDGFAPLLPDTAVPLGDLDALARELKKGDVAALIVEPIQGKGVHESPPGYLRAAQDLLHQHKALLIADEVQTGLGRTGDFYAYQHEDGVEPDLVCVAKALSGGYVPVGATLGKDWIFKKVYSSMDRVLVHSASFGSNAQAMAAGLAVLSVMEDEQTVANARAMGDLLASRLTALIDRYELLSDVRGRGLMIGIEFGRPKSLKLRSRWTMLQAARKGLFAQMVVVPLLQKHRILTQVSGDHLEVIKLIPPLVVDEADVDRFVDAFTAVMDDAHSGGGLMWDFGKTLVKQAVANR
- a CDS encoding XRE family transcriptional regulator, with the translated sequence MSPALPEEVPEPPELPAVAPQLRALRRRASFTLETAARSAGLSPAHLSRLETGQRQPSLPMLLALARTYGTTVSELLGETPADRDAVVRAGAMEPTEAGGWVYRQAGAAGRGMQALRVHIPYGSQGDIVRVHPGEEWLYVLEGRLRLRLGDTSHRLGPGDSAHFDSLTPHRLAAADQGGAELLFVHTLLQSPTAALCLGPAAGPIREV
- a CDS encoding DUF6126 family protein — encoded protein: MSDTERPAGRDIEDKLPRGIWVRVLVYVFAGHALAAFIYLLFTLGGGQ